The segment taaatttatattatatccCAAATCCAAATCTATTGTAATAATGAAGAAGTTGACATTTACTTCCAAATCTTGGATAGTTCACCTTTCATTTTGGCTTTGGTCGTCTAGTTTCTAATAATTTCGGATGAGTTCTGATAAATATTGATTGCTAACCTAAATTTTGAGCCTATTACTTCACCTATACTATAGTGATtttgttaaataaaataaagcattttatatttaattattgatattataaaaaatattttttagaatcaAAATGATTTGGCTTACAATCAgttcgattaaataaattattaaaattataaaataaaaatatttaatttaatcactCAATTCAATTAATCCATATTAGTTCTCCGACCATTTAAATGCTTTTCTCCAAATAAAGACTAATACCCATAATCGCCTCCTAATCCAATTGATGTAATCTAATTTAAATAACcatgataaaaattaaaatattttaatttatgataagcgatttaattttaattaattcaaaatgaataaatatatacGCATAAAATACAaccttaaattaaaaaaaaagaaaaaagaaaagtgaCCAACTGTAAAAAAGAAGCAGATATTGGTAGAACATGGCGAGCAAATTTTTTTCTAAGGGCTACAAGTGACATTTCAGAGCACGTAGGAAGTTGACAGGGCAACCAAATAGTTGTTGGAGGGCCTGCTAAAATTATTATTCATCTaaatatttcatgaaaattgtCTCCTACCCTTTTATCCCTTGTATTTGGCTTTATTTATTCTCATAATTTTTATATGCTCCATTAAAACCTATTTGTACCTAAAAAAAGTCAACAAATGACGTACCAAAATAAAGTTAACAAATTAAGAGGTCCGAAAAAGTAGGGAAGCGGTTGCCGCTaccttttaattttatcattattggTGGGATGGATTTTCCGAACGATTTTATGCTTTCATTTAGAAAGGAAATATTTGAGGCAATGAATTTGATAAGCTTATAAGTGCACATACATATCATAAGTAATATTTACGTAAAAATGtatttaactctttttttttctttttttttttctgaaaacatgaaattttaaagtaaaaaaaaaatgggtATTTAAAGTTCCATTGGAACTGGTGTACTAGTTTACCGTACAAATTTGTAGTTTAGTGTGTTGAGGAGGGGTATGTTGGGAAGATAGGGGAAATTGTTTCCAACAGCATGGGATTAAGACTGGGATGGTAGTAAATTACAAGCTTTATCAACAAGGAAACCCAATACGAAGGAAACGACAGGTGGAGCTTTTTAAATGGTTCGATTTCTTTTGCATTTTACTCTAAAATTTTCGTATCCTAATTTATTGAACTATAAAAGAGGTagttataattattataattatgcaTATAGAATatacacctatatatatatatatatatattgaggtCGCATTGAGGTAGCACACCTTAGCTTAAGAATGGGTGAGTTGGGACTAGGTCTTCAAAAGATTATCAAGGCAGCTCCTTCAAAAGCTTTGGTTATTAGAATCAACCTGGTTTTTCTTGCTTTCTTTCTGGTTATCTATGCATCCCTTCTTTTGCGCCCTTCGTCTTCAGCTTATTTCCAGAATGCGGCATCGCTTGTTAGGTGCTCTTTGCGTGAGTGCCATCACAAGGTAAGGTGAGCTGACTCAAATtccatttttgttttgatttgcatGTATGTATgattatgatatgtttatatatcATATTATCTGTTTGTCTTATTTCATACGATTGTTGTAGGTGGAGAAAGGGGTGAAGATGGAGGCAGTCCTGGAAGAAACTGAAGCCATgaaaccaaagagaaagaggAATTTGACAATGCTGGAAGTGCCAAGTTTCATAGATGAGATTGGAGGTGGAGTTAAGATTGGGATGTTGAACTTTGAAGATGAGGATTACAGTGAATGGGAGAAACATGGAGAGACAATCCCAATCCATTTCCAGCGAGTGTCGGAGCTTTTCGTATGGAAAGATTTGTTTCCGGAATGGATTGACGAAGAGGAAGAAATCGATGGGCCAATATGCCCTGAGATACCGATGCCGGATTTCAGCAAATACGATGACTTGGACTTGATAGTGGCGAAACTGCCGTGTGAGTACCCAGTAGACGGATGGGCTAGGGACGTGTTTAGGCTCCAAGTTCACCTGATAGTGGCAAATCTGGCAGTTAAAAATGGGAAGAGGGATTGGAATTGGAGGACGAAAGTGGTGTTCCTGAGCAAGTGCAGGCCAATGTTGGAGGTATTTCGATGCAATGATTTGGTGAAACAGGAAGGTGAGTGGTGGTACTATGAACCCGAAATAACAAGATTAGAAGAAAAGGTTTCTTTGCCTATTGGTTCTTGCAATCTGGCTTTGCCATTATGGGGACAAGGTATGCTTCATCTTAAATTCCTACTTctgtttcttctttccctcatgTATGAATTAATGCTTGCATTGCTTGAGGAATGGAAGACATAGACAGCTctaaaaagaatataaaaattaagaGCTAAACAAACGCGCCAGATAGCGGTCGAACCTATGACTTTCTGCTTAGGAAACAGACGCTCTATCCACTGAGCTACAGGCGCTCGATGTTTAGGCATGTTGTTTTAGTCTACTTCTAATTACTTtcctttttcaacttttcaactTTCATTATCAAATAACTGAACTTTCTGCAAGTAGTTGAAGATCACAAGTAGGGACATGAAAACGAAAGAATGAAAAAATAGTATGAAATAAAGAAGAAGAACTATTATAAACAATTGATGTTGACACCATCACCAACTTCCAAGTAAATTGATTTTGCTTGCTGACAAAGTCTAAGTTATAgttgttatgcttttgttgtctttggcTCCACTGCTTTTTtccataattattaattaaaaaaatgaattatATGTTCTGCTAATTGTTTTCATTAGTTATGACTAAGGAATCAATTTAGTCAACTAAAAGTCGAAGGGGGACCTCTCCCTCTTCATTTCTATGTATCTTTGATTCCCACTATGGATACCAACTCCAATCTTTCATCATTGTAAATGCAACCAATTTTCGTCACATGCATTAACTCTTTTAGTTCAACATTCGCAATCAAAGCTGGATAGCATATTTGTACATCTAACGTTAACTCAATATATcatcatattttcctttatttgtaAGCAATGCGTCATTCTATTACTCATCTTTACTTGCAGCAGTAAATTTGATTAGCACTAATTAGTCCAGTTTGGTGATGACTAAGCACCcaaaattgattgaaattccaTGAATTATACATTAATGGTGAGAAAACGAATAAACATTTTTAGGAAACGACGAAGTATTTGATGTTTCCAAGATCCAACAGGCAACAAGTGCCGCCAAGCGTGAAGCCTATGTCACAGTCCTCCATTCATCTGAATCCTACGTTTGTGGTGCCATAACCCTTGCCCAAAGTCTCCTAAAAACCGGCACCAACCGTGACCTGATCCTTCTCCTAGACCGGTCCATCACGAAGCCAAAA is part of the Gossypium arboreum isolate Shixiya-1 chromosome 5, ASM2569848v2, whole genome shotgun sequence genome and harbors:
- the LOC108450565 gene encoding UDP-glucuronate:xylan alpha-glucuronosyltransferase 2 isoform X2; amino-acid sequence: MEAVLEETEAMKPKRKRNLTMLEVPSFIDEIGGGVKIGMLNFEDEDYSEWEKHGETIPIHFQRVSELFVWKDLFPEWIDEEEEIDGPICPEIPMPDFSKYDDLDLIVAKLPCEYPVDGWARDVFRLQVHLIVANLAVKNGKRDWNWRTKVVFLSKCRPMLEVFRCNDLVKQEGEWWYYEPEITRLEEKVSLPIGSCNLALPLWGQGNDEVFDVSKIQQATSAAKREAYVTVLHSSESYVCGAITLAQSLLKTGTNRDLILLLDRSITKPKRDSLKAAGWQLRFIKRIRNPRAEKGTYNEYNYSKFRLWQITDYDKVIFIDADILVLKNIDLLFHFPQMTATGNDIWIFNSGIMVIEPSNCTFKLLMNKRKEIFSYNGGDQGFLNEVFVWWHRLPRRVNFLKNFWANSTVETGLKSQLFAADPPKVYSIHYLGLKPWHCYRDYDCNWDIGDQRVYASDVAHQRWWKFYDAMDEKLQQQCGLTERRKIELDWDRKMAEKEGFQDEHWKINITDPRRNFLIN
- the LOC108450565 gene encoding UDP-glucuronate:xylan alpha-glucuronosyltransferase 2 isoform X1, with the protein product MGELGLGLQKIIKAAPSKALVIRINLVFLAFFLVIYASLLLRPSSSAYFQNAASLVRCSLRECHHKVEKGVKMEAVLEETEAMKPKRKRNLTMLEVPSFIDEIGGGVKIGMLNFEDEDYSEWEKHGETIPIHFQRVSELFVWKDLFPEWIDEEEEIDGPICPEIPMPDFSKYDDLDLIVAKLPCEYPVDGWARDVFRLQVHLIVANLAVKNGKRDWNWRTKVVFLSKCRPMLEVFRCNDLVKQEGEWWYYEPEITRLEEKVSLPIGSCNLALPLWGQGNDEVFDVSKIQQATSAAKREAYVTVLHSSESYVCGAITLAQSLLKTGTNRDLILLLDRSITKPKRDSLKAAGWQLRFIKRIRNPRAEKGTYNEYNYSKFRLWQITDYDKVIFIDADILVLKNIDLLFHFPQMTATGNDIWIFNSGIMVIEPSNCTFKLLMNKRKEIFSYNGGDQGFLNEVFVWWHRLPRRVNFLKNFWANSTVETGLKSQLFAADPPKVYSIHYLGLKPWHCYRDYDCNWDIGDQRVYASDVAHQRWWKFYDAMDEKLQQQCGLTERRKIELDWDRKMAEKEGFQDEHWKINITDPRRNFLIN